A single region of the Gasterosteus aculeatus chromosome 1, fGasAcu3.hap1.1, whole genome shotgun sequence genome encodes:
- the picalmb gene encoding phosphatidylinositol binding clathrin assembly protein b isoform X16, whose translation MSGQSITDRITAAQHSVTGSAVSKTVCKATTHEVMGPKKKHLDYLIHCTNEMNVNIPQLADSLFERTTNTSWVVVFKSLITTHHLMVYGNERFVQYLASRNTLFNLSNFLDKSGLQGYDMSTFIRRYSRYLNEKAVSYRQVAFDFTKVKRGVDGVMRTMNTEKLLKTIPIIQNQMDALLDFNVNANELTNGVINAAFMLLFKDSIRLFAAYNEGIINLLEKYFDMKKTQCKEGLDIYKKFLTRMTRISEFLKVAEQVGIDRGDIPDLSQAPSSLLEALEQHLASLEGKKVKDSTAASRASTLSNAVSSLASTGMSFTKVDEREKQAALEEEQARLKALKRLKELSKRPSFATTDTSPISTTGGPISTTAAIDLFSTPSCSNGAVKMESDLFDLQSTFQPSMQSGSTGLPVATTWADRYNPFIDTNSSVSTNYKRTVRIEHSISGYSTTQAPAQQSAGGLQVDFESVFGAKATGSNSLNLDDISGGILKPTFAGSNQASGQLPDKLVSDDLDSSLANLVGNLGIGNGTMKNDMHWSQPGEKRMTGGTNWQPKAAPSTTWNPVSMPSSVMAFPATTPTGMMGYGMPPQMGSMGMMNPPTMMYSQPVMRPPNPFGSVSSAQPSAASSPSSQSPLRAPGQDPFAHLSLKDFL comes from the exons ATGTCGGGGCAGAGCATTACTGACAGGATAACCGCAGCCCAGCACAGTGTAACGGGATCCGCCGTCTCCAAAACAGTATGCAAGGCCACCACTCACGAAGTAATGGGCCcgaaaaagaaacatttggaTT ATTTGATCCATTGCACCAACGAGATGAACGTGAACATTCCCCAACTGGCCGACTCGCTGTTTGAGAGGACCACCAACACCAGCTGGGTGGTTGTGTTTAAGTCTCTGATCACCACACACCACCTCATGGTCTATGGCAACGAG CGTTTTGTTCAGTACTTGGCTTCTAGGAATACACTATTCAACCTCAGTAACTTTTTGGACAAAAGTGGGTTACAAG GTTATGACATGTCCACGTTTATCAGGAGGTACAGTCGATACCTGAACGAGAAAGCCGTTTCGTACAGACAGGTTGCATTTGACTTCACAAAAGTTAAACGCGG AGTGGACGGCGTAATGAGGACCATGAATACAGAGAAGCTGCTCAAGACTATCCCCATTATTCAGAACCAGATGGACGCGCTCCTCGATTTCAAT GTCAATGCCAACGAGCTGACTAATGGAGTCATCAATGCCGCCTTCATGCTCCTGTTCAAAGACTCCATCAGGCTCTTCGCTGCTTATAATGAAGGCATTATCAACCTGCTTG AGAAATACTTTGACATGAAGAAGACTCAGTGTAAAGAAGGTTTGGACATTTACAAGAAGTTTCTCACCCGAATGACCCGGATATCAGAGTTTCTCAAAGTAGCCGAG CAGGTGGGCATCGACCGAGGGGACATTCCAGACTTGTCACAG GCTCCCAGTAGCCTTCTCGAAGCTCTGGAGCAGCATTTGGCCTCTTTAGAGGGCAAAAAGGTCAAAGACTCAACCGCGGCCAGCAG GGCCAGCACTCTGTCCAACGCAGTGTCATCACTGGCCAGCACGGGGATGTCTTTCACTAAAGTGGATGAGCGGGAGAAGCAGGCAGCTCTCGAGGAGGAACAGGCTCGACTCAAAGCTCTGAAG CGGCTCAAAGAGCTCTCCAAGAGGCCCTCCTTCGCTACCACGGACACGTCGCCGATCTCTACCACAGGTGGTCCTATCAGCaccacagcagccatcgacctCTTCTCTACACCCAGCTGCTCCAACGG TGCTGTGAAGATGGAGAGCGACCTTTTTGACCTGCAGTCAACCTTTCAGCCCTCCATGCAGTCCGGCTCAACAGGGCTTCCAGTTGCAACGACGTGGGCAG ATCGTTACAATCCCTTTATTGACACAAACTCATCCGTTTCAACCAATTACAAACGCACAGTGCGGATAGAACACTCCATATCAG GATACTCGACGACACAGGCCCCTGCTCAGCAGTCAGCGGGGGGACTCCAAGTGGACTTTGAGTCCGTTTTTGGGGCCAAAGCCACAGGCAGCAACAGCCTCAATTTGGATG ATATTTCTGGAGGCATCCTGAAACCGACTTTTGCCGGCTCCAACCAGGCTTCCGGTCAGCTGCCAGACAAGCTGGTGTCAGACGACCTTGACTCCTCCCTGGCCAACCTTGTCGGCA ACCTCGGCATTGGGAACGGCACTATGAAAAA TGACATGCACTGGAGCCAGCCGGGAGAGAAGAGGATGACCGGCGGCACCAACTGGCAGCCCAAAGCGGCGCCGTCCACGACCTGGAACCCCGTTTCCATG CCGTCGTCAGTCATGGCCTTCCCTGCTACCACACCCACCGGCATGATGGGATATGGCATG CCTCCACAAATGGGCTCAATGGGGATGATGAATCCGCCCACCATGATGTACTCCCAGCCTGTGATGAGGCCACCCAACCCCTTTGGCTCCGTGTCTAGTGCTCAG CCCTCCGCAGCCTCTAGTCCTTCCAGCCAGAGTCCTCTCCGAGCCCCTGGACAGGACCCGTTTGCACACCTCTCTCTCAAGGATTTCTTGTAG
- the picalmb gene encoding phosphatidylinositol binding clathrin assembly protein b isoform X15, with translation MSGQSITDRITAAQHSVTGSAVSKTVCKATTHEVMGPKKKHLDYLIHCTNEMNVNIPQLADSLFERTTNTSWVVVFKSLITTHHLMVYGNERFVQYLASRNTLFNLSNFLDKSGLQGYDMSTFIRRYSRYLNEKAVSYRQVAFDFTKVKRGVDGVMRTMNTEKLLKTIPIIQNQMDALLDFNVNANELTNGVINAAFMLLFKDSIRLFAAYNEGIINLLEKYFDMKKTQCKEGLDIYKKFLTRMTRISEFLKVAEQVGIDRGDIPDLSQAPSSLLEALEQHLASLEGKKVKDSTAASRASTLSNAVSSLASTGMSFTKVDEREKQAALEEEQARLKALKEQRLKELSKRPSFATTDTSPISTTGGPISTTAAIDLFSTPSCSNGAVKMESDLFDLQSTFQPSMQSGSTGLPVATTWADRYNPFIDTNSSVSTNYKRTVRIEHSISGYSTTQAPAQQSAGGLQVDFESVFGAKATGSNSLNLDDISGGILKPTFAGSNQASGQLPDKLVSDDLDSSLANLVGNLGIGNGTMKNDMHWSQPGEKRMTGGTNWQPKAAPSTTWNPVSMPSSVMAFPATTPTGMMGYGMPPQMGSMGMMNPPTMMYSQPVMRPPNPFGSVSSAQPSAASSPSSQSPLRAPGQDPFAHLSLKDFL, from the exons ATGTCGGGGCAGAGCATTACTGACAGGATAACCGCAGCCCAGCACAGTGTAACGGGATCCGCCGTCTCCAAAACAGTATGCAAGGCCACCACTCACGAAGTAATGGGCCcgaaaaagaaacatttggaTT ATTTGATCCATTGCACCAACGAGATGAACGTGAACATTCCCCAACTGGCCGACTCGCTGTTTGAGAGGACCACCAACACCAGCTGGGTGGTTGTGTTTAAGTCTCTGATCACCACACACCACCTCATGGTCTATGGCAACGAG CGTTTTGTTCAGTACTTGGCTTCTAGGAATACACTATTCAACCTCAGTAACTTTTTGGACAAAAGTGGGTTACAAG GTTATGACATGTCCACGTTTATCAGGAGGTACAGTCGATACCTGAACGAGAAAGCCGTTTCGTACAGACAGGTTGCATTTGACTTCACAAAAGTTAAACGCGG AGTGGACGGCGTAATGAGGACCATGAATACAGAGAAGCTGCTCAAGACTATCCCCATTATTCAGAACCAGATGGACGCGCTCCTCGATTTCAAT GTCAATGCCAACGAGCTGACTAATGGAGTCATCAATGCCGCCTTCATGCTCCTGTTCAAAGACTCCATCAGGCTCTTCGCTGCTTATAATGAAGGCATTATCAACCTGCTTG AGAAATACTTTGACATGAAGAAGACTCAGTGTAAAGAAGGTTTGGACATTTACAAGAAGTTTCTCACCCGAATGACCCGGATATCAGAGTTTCTCAAAGTAGCCGAG CAGGTGGGCATCGACCGAGGGGACATTCCAGACTTGTCACAG GCTCCCAGTAGCCTTCTCGAAGCTCTGGAGCAGCATTTGGCCTCTTTAGAGGGCAAAAAGGTCAAAGACTCAACCGCGGCCAGCAG GGCCAGCACTCTGTCCAACGCAGTGTCATCACTGGCCAGCACGGGGATGTCTTTCACTAAAGTGGATGAGCGGGAGAAGCAGGCAGCTCTCGAGGAGGAACAGGCTCGACTCAAAGCTCTGAAG GAACAGCGGCTCAAAGAGCTCTCCAAGAGGCCCTCCTTCGCTACCACGGACACGTCGCCGATCTCTACCACAGGTGGTCCTATCAGCaccacagcagccatcgacctCTTCTCTACACCCAGCTGCTCCAACGG TGCTGTGAAGATGGAGAGCGACCTTTTTGACCTGCAGTCAACCTTTCAGCCCTCCATGCAGTCCGGCTCAACAGGGCTTCCAGTTGCAACGACGTGGGCAG ATCGTTACAATCCCTTTATTGACACAAACTCATCCGTTTCAACCAATTACAAACGCACAGTGCGGATAGAACACTCCATATCAG GATACTCGACGACACAGGCCCCTGCTCAGCAGTCAGCGGGGGGACTCCAAGTGGACTTTGAGTCCGTTTTTGGGGCCAAAGCCACAGGCAGCAACAGCCTCAATTTGGATG ATATTTCTGGAGGCATCCTGAAACCGACTTTTGCCGGCTCCAACCAGGCTTCCGGTCAGCTGCCAGACAAGCTGGTGTCAGACGACCTTGACTCCTCCCTGGCCAACCTTGTCGGCA ACCTCGGCATTGGGAACGGCACTATGAAAAA TGACATGCACTGGAGCCAGCCGGGAGAGAAGAGGATGACCGGCGGCACCAACTGGCAGCCCAAAGCGGCGCCGTCCACGACCTGGAACCCCGTTTCCATG CCGTCGTCAGTCATGGCCTTCCCTGCTACCACACCCACCGGCATGATGGGATATGGCATG CCTCCACAAATGGGCTCAATGGGGATGATGAATCCGCCCACCATGATGTACTCCCAGCCTGTGATGAGGCCACCCAACCCCTTTGGCTCCGTGTCTAGTGCTCAG CCCTCCGCAGCCTCTAGTCCTTCCAGCCAGAGTCCTCTCCGAGCCCCTGGACAGGACCCGTTTGCACACCTCTCTCTCAAGGATTTCTTGTAG
- the picalmb gene encoding phosphatidylinositol binding clathrin assembly protein b isoform X7, producing MSGQSITDRITAAQHSVTGSAVSKTVCKATTHEVMGPKKKHLDYLIHCTNEMNVNIPQLADSLFERTTNTSWVVVFKSLITTHHLMVYGNERFVQYLASRNTLFNLSNFLDKSGLQGYDMSTFIRRYSRYLNEKAVSYRQVAFDFTKVKRGVDGVMRTMNTEKLLKTIPIIQNQMDALLDFNVNANELTNGVINAAFMLLFKDSIRLFAAYNEGIINLLEKYFDMKKTQCKEGLDIYKKFLTRMTRISEFLKVAEQVGIDRGDIPDLSQAPSSLLEALEQHLASLEGKKVKDSTAASRASTLSNAVSSLASTGMSFTKVDEREKQAALEEEQARLKALKRLKELSKRPSFATTDTSPISTTGGPISTTAAIDLFSTPSCSNGAVKMESDLFDLQSTFQPSMQSGSTGLPVATTWADPFTSAEAGDESMPNLNPFLSKLVVDATHLPVVSSDGVSFSSRTSGHEMFGDSFCGPVSIAQHLSHQAPFPTEPSAVAGLFRGYSTTQAPAQQSAGGLQVDFESVFGAKATGSNSLNLDDISGGILKPTFAGSNQASGQLPDKLVSDDLDSSLANLVGNLGIGNGTMKNDMHWSQPGEKRMTGGTNWQPKAAPSTTWNPVSMPSSVMAFPATTPTGMMGYGMPPQMGSMGMMNPPTMMYSQPVMRPPNPFGSVSSAQPSAASSPSSQSPLRAPGQDPFAHLSLKDFL from the exons ATGTCGGGGCAGAGCATTACTGACAGGATAACCGCAGCCCAGCACAGTGTAACGGGATCCGCCGTCTCCAAAACAGTATGCAAGGCCACCACTCACGAAGTAATGGGCCcgaaaaagaaacatttggaTT ATTTGATCCATTGCACCAACGAGATGAACGTGAACATTCCCCAACTGGCCGACTCGCTGTTTGAGAGGACCACCAACACCAGCTGGGTGGTTGTGTTTAAGTCTCTGATCACCACACACCACCTCATGGTCTATGGCAACGAG CGTTTTGTTCAGTACTTGGCTTCTAGGAATACACTATTCAACCTCAGTAACTTTTTGGACAAAAGTGGGTTACAAG GTTATGACATGTCCACGTTTATCAGGAGGTACAGTCGATACCTGAACGAGAAAGCCGTTTCGTACAGACAGGTTGCATTTGACTTCACAAAAGTTAAACGCGG AGTGGACGGCGTAATGAGGACCATGAATACAGAGAAGCTGCTCAAGACTATCCCCATTATTCAGAACCAGATGGACGCGCTCCTCGATTTCAAT GTCAATGCCAACGAGCTGACTAATGGAGTCATCAATGCCGCCTTCATGCTCCTGTTCAAAGACTCCATCAGGCTCTTCGCTGCTTATAATGAAGGCATTATCAACCTGCTTG AGAAATACTTTGACATGAAGAAGACTCAGTGTAAAGAAGGTTTGGACATTTACAAGAAGTTTCTCACCCGAATGACCCGGATATCAGAGTTTCTCAAAGTAGCCGAG CAGGTGGGCATCGACCGAGGGGACATTCCAGACTTGTCACAG GCTCCCAGTAGCCTTCTCGAAGCTCTGGAGCAGCATTTGGCCTCTTTAGAGGGCAAAAAGGTCAAAGACTCAACCGCGGCCAGCAG GGCCAGCACTCTGTCCAACGCAGTGTCATCACTGGCCAGCACGGGGATGTCTTTCACTAAAGTGGATGAGCGGGAGAAGCAGGCAGCTCTCGAGGAGGAACAGGCTCGACTCAAAGCTCTGAAG CGGCTCAAAGAGCTCTCCAAGAGGCCCTCCTTCGCTACCACGGACACGTCGCCGATCTCTACCACAGGTGGTCCTATCAGCaccacagcagccatcgacctCTTCTCTACACCCAGCTGCTCCAACGG TGCTGTGAAGATGGAGAGCGACCTTTTTGACCTGCAGTCAACCTTTCAGCCCTCCATGCAGTCCGGCTCAACAGGGCTTCCAGTTGCAACGACGTGGGCAG ATCCTTTCACCTCTGCTGAAGCTGGAGACGAATCCATGCCAAACCTTAACCCTTTCCTCTCAAAACTCGTTGTCGATGCCACTCACTTACCTGTCGTGTCTTCAGACGGTGTTAGCTTTTCCTCTAGGACTTCCGGTCATGAAATGTTTGGTG ACTCCTTCTGTGGTCCAGTGTCCATTGCTCAGCACCTCTCCCACCAGGCTCCCTTCCCCACTGAGCCCTCTGCTGTAGCAGGTCTATTCAGAG GATACTCGACGACACAGGCCCCTGCTCAGCAGTCAGCGGGGGGACTCCAAGTGGACTTTGAGTCCGTTTTTGGGGCCAAAGCCACAGGCAGCAACAGCCTCAATTTGGATG ATATTTCTGGAGGCATCCTGAAACCGACTTTTGCCGGCTCCAACCAGGCTTCCGGTCAGCTGCCAGACAAGCTGGTGTCAGACGACCTTGACTCCTCCCTGGCCAACCTTGTCGGCA ACCTCGGCATTGGGAACGGCACTATGAAAAA TGACATGCACTGGAGCCAGCCGGGAGAGAAGAGGATGACCGGCGGCACCAACTGGCAGCCCAAAGCGGCGCCGTCCACGACCTGGAACCCCGTTTCCATG CCGTCGTCAGTCATGGCCTTCCCTGCTACCACACCCACCGGCATGATGGGATATGGCATG CCTCCACAAATGGGCTCAATGGGGATGATGAATCCGCCCACCATGATGTACTCCCAGCCTGTGATGAGGCCACCCAACCCCTTTGGCTCCGTGTCTAGTGCTCAG CCCTCCGCAGCCTCTAGTCCTTCCAGCCAGAGTCCTCTCCGAGCCCCTGGACAGGACCCGTTTGCACACCTCTCTCTCAAGGATTTCTTGTAG